From the genome of Fusobacterium varium, one region includes:
- the priA gene encoding Primosomal protein N' gives MRYFKIYVDNTQSLYTYLDENEEYEIGDRVVVSFRNRDKSGLIIAEDNSENITFKVLPIKSRLENEIKLSENFIKLLRWIKTYYMSSYEQVISAAVPSDLKVKYDSVYVLSDIKNIFKDEAEKIYSKEFIDFFKDRITITKATLNKKFTKEIINEMIADTILFNEKGSVKLNYDFDFSNLKEKFEDAVVYFQKKEEVQKKNLESKFSKELINKLIREKLLILKKNIKEDENQREIHEISEEVSEKNVVLNEEQEKAKEIIKNGDNKYYLLKGITGSGKTEVYIELIKEAFKNGKGSIFLVPEISLTPQMINRFRNEFRENIAILHSRLTNRERADEWYNIYSGNKKIVLGVRSAIFAPVENLEYIILDEEHETTYKQDSNPRYNAKYVAIKRTELEGAKLILGSATPSIESSYYAEKGIYTLVTMDSRYNNSILPEIEIVDMKKEEDLYFSKKLLDEIKITLLKGEQVILLLNRKGYSTYIQCKDCGHVEECTHCSIKSSYYASQGILKCNYCGQTRKYTGHCSKCGSTNLLHSGKGVERVEEEIKKYFDVRIIRVDSESSKNKDFYEKMYFDFLDKKYDIMIGTQMISKGLHFPNVTLVGVINADTILNFPDFRAGEKTFQLVTQVSGRAGRGEKKGKVIVQTYQPENYTFRAIEKSDYNKFYSEEISNRELLEYPPFSKTINIGISSRKEKELEIFVKEFFKNIEDENVEMYGPMRSLVYRVKDRFRYNIFIKGSKKNISIFKRKLNKKLTDYKKSDDFRIVVDVDPINLI, from the coding sequence ATGAGATATTTTAAAATATATGTAGACAACACCCAGTCCCTTTATACTTATTTAGATGAGAATGAAGAATATGAGATAGGAGATAGAGTAGTTGTTTCTTTTAGAAATAGAGATAAATCAGGTTTGATTATAGCTGAAGATAATTCTGAAAATATAACATTTAAAGTTCTTCCTATAAAATCTCGATTGGAAAATGAAATAAAATTGTCAGAGAATTTTATAAAACTTCTCAGGTGGATAAAGACATATTATATGAGTAGCTATGAACAGGTAATAAGTGCAGCTGTTCCCAGTGATTTAAAAGTCAAATATGATTCAGTCTATGTTCTTTCAGATATTAAAAATATTTTTAAAGATGAAGCAGAAAAAATTTATTCTAAGGAATTTATAGATTTTTTTAAGGATAGAATAACTATAACTAAAGCTACACTTAATAAAAAATTTACCAAAGAGATAATAAATGAGATGATTGCAGATACTATTCTTTTTAATGAAAAGGGAAGTGTCAAATTAAATTATGACTTTGATTTTTCAAATTTGAAAGAAAAATTTGAAGATGCAGTAGTATATTTTCAAAAAAAAGAGGAAGTTCAAAAGAAAAATTTAGAAAGTAAATTTTCAAAAGAACTTATAAATAAATTAATCAGAGAAAAACTTTTGATTTTGAAAAAAAACATAAAAGAAGATGAAAATCAAAGAGAGATTCACGAGATATCAGAGGAAGTATCTGAGAAAAATGTAGTACTTAATGAAGAGCAGGAAAAAGCAAAAGAGATTATAAAAAATGGAGATAATAAATATTATCTGTTAAAAGGAATAACAGGTTCGGGGAAAACAGAGGTGTATATTGAGCTTATAAAAGAAGCTTTTAAAAATGGAAAGGGAAGTATATTTCTTGTTCCTGAAATATCTCTTACACCACAGATGATAAATAGATTTAGAAATGAATTCAGGGAAAACATAGCTATACTCCACAGCAGGCTTACAAATAGAGAAAGAGCAGATGAATGGTATAATATATATTCTGGAAATAAAAAAATAGTTCTTGGAGTGAGATCTGCTATCTTTGCTCCAGTAGAAAATTTAGAATATATAATACTGGATGAGGAACATGAAACAACATATAAACAGGATAGTAATCCTAGGTATAATGCTAAATATGTTGCTATAAAAAGAACTGAGCTTGAAGGGGCAAAATTGATTTTAGGATCAGCAACTCCATCAATAGAAAGTTCTTATTATGCTGAAAAGGGTATATATACTTTGGTAACTATGGATTCAAGATATAATAATTCAATACTGCCAGAAATAGAAATTGTAGATATGAAAAAGGAAGAAGACCTTTATTTTAGTAAAAAACTTTTAGATGAGATTAAAATAACTCTTTTAAAAGGAGAGCAAGTTATATTGCTGTTAAATAGAAAAGGGTATTCTACATATATTCAGTGTAAAGACTGTGGTCATGTGGAAGAATGTACACATTGCTCTATTAAAAGTAGTTATTATGCAAGTCAGGGAATTTTAAAATGCAACTATTGTGGGCAGACAAGAAAGTACACTGGTCATTGTAGCAAGTGTGGAAGCACCAATCTACTTCATAGTGGAAAAGGGGTAGAAAGGGTAGAAGAGGAAATAAAAAAATATTTTGATGTAAGAATAATAAGAGTAGATTCTGAAAGCTCTAAAAATAAAGACTTTTATGAAAAAATGTATTTTGATTTTTTAGATAAAAAATATGATATAATGATAGGGACACAGATGATATCCAAGGGATTACATTTTCCCAATGTAACTTTGGTAGGAGTTATAAATGCTGATACAATTCTGAATTTTCCCGATTTTAGAGCAGGAGAAAAAACTTTTCAGCTTGTAACACAGGTGTCTGGAAGGGCAGGAAGAGGAGAGAAAAAAGGAAAGGTTATAGTACAAACTTATCAGCCTGAAAATTATACTTTTAGAGCAATAGAAAAAAGTGATTATAATAAGTTCTATTCAGAAGAAATATCTAATAGAGAATTATTAGAGTATCCACCTTTTTCAAAAACTATTAATATAGGAATATCTTCTAGAAAAGAAAAAGAATTAGAAATATTTGTCAAAGAATTTTTTAAGAATATAGAAGATGAAAATGTGGAAATGTATGGTCCGATGAGAAGTCTTGTATATAGGGTAAAAGATAGATTTAGATATAATATTTTTATAAAAGGAAGCAAAAAAAATATCAGTATCTTCAAAAGAAAACTAAATAAAAAACTGACAGATTATAAAAAATCAGATGATTTTAGAATAGTTGTTGATGTAGATCCAATAAATTTAATTTAA
- the penA gene encoding Penicillin-binding protein 2, with protein sequence MSFGQGIVVSPIQLATAFSAVINGGILYKPYLVEKVTDDNNVVIRRNLPTPVRQVISPEVSREMRDILENVVRDGTAKKGDVEGYRVGGKTGTAQLSTKGGYLKSDYLASFIGFFPADKPKYVVLVMFMKPKGETVFEKYGGATAAPVFGEIVKRITKNKNILSQDIAKISEIKNFENMKRNNEEVKVEMPDLTGLSPKDVIYIFKNADIDVRIVGKGLVESQKPKAGTSLEGVTSIEVQLK encoded by the coding sequence ATGTCTTTTGGTCAAGGAATAGTAGTAAGTCCGATACAATTAGCAACAGCTTTTTCTGCTGTTATTAATGGCGGGATTTTGTATAAGCCTTATTTAGTAGAGAAAGTAACAGATGATAATAATGTTGTGATAAGAAGAAATCTTCCTACACCAGTAAGACAGGTGATATCTCCAGAGGTTTCTAGAGAAATGAGGGATATACTTGAAAATGTAGTGAGAGATGGAACTGCTAAAAAAGGAGATGTAGAAGGTTATAGAGTTGGGGGGAAAACTGGAACTGCTCAGTTAAGTACAAAGGGTGGATATTTAAAAAGTGATTATCTAGCTTCTTTTATAGGGTTCTTCCCAGCAGATAAACCTAAATATGTAGTACTTGTTATGTTTATGAAACCTAAGGGAGAAACTGTATTTGAAAAATATGGTGGTGCTACAGCTGCTCCAGTATTTGGTGAAATAGTTAAAAGGATAACAAAAAATAAAAATATTTTGTCACAGGACATTGCTAAAATATCTGAAATTAAAAATTTTGAAAATATGAAGCGTAATAATGAAGAAGTAAAAGTAGAAATGCCTGATCTTACAGGATTAAGCCCTAAAGATGTAATTTATATATTTAAAAATGCAGATATAGATGTAAGAATTGTGGGAAAAGGGTTGGTAGAAAGTCAGAAGCCGAAAGCCGGAACTTCCTTAGAGGGAGTAACTAGTATAGAGGTACAGTTAAAATAG
- the ftsI gene encoding Peptidoglycan synthase FtsI precursor, which translates to MVGLIGYTATSKDVKTGVFGIEKQYEKYLKEKTVERKNPYTRNRGIRIPTSKDEIRTNLNGRNVYMTIDNDLQFILNDEVKKKFQSSNSDEAYGIIMDPNTGKILATAAYTRKRRALRNPVFQDQFEPGSTFKPIIVASALNEGLIKRNTKFDVMDGTIRKYNHTIKESSRSTKGILTTEEVLKNQVMLVWY; encoded by the coding sequence TTGGTAGGACTAATTGGGTATACTGCAACTTCAAAAGATGTAAAAACTGGGGTATTTGGAATAGAGAAGCAATATGAAAAGTATCTTAAAGAAAAAACTGTTGAAAGAAAAAATCCATATACTAGAAATAGAGGAATAAGAATACCTACATCAAAAGATGAAATAAGAACAAATTTAAATGGAAGAAATGTTTATATGACAATAGACAATGATCTTCAATTTATACTCAATGATGAAGTAAAGAAAAAATTTCAATCTTCAAACTCTGATGAAGCATATGGAATAATTATGGATCCTAATACTGGGAAAATATTAGCAACAGCAGCATATACTCGAAAGAGGAGAGCTTTAAGAAATCCAGTTTTTCAAGATCAATTTGAGCCTGGGTCAACTTTTAAACCTATTATAGTGGCTTCTGCTCTTAATGAGGGACTTATAAAAAGAAATACTAAATTTGATGTAATGGATGGAACAATAAGAAAATATAATCATACAATAAAAGAAAGCAGCAGAAGTACAAAAGGGATATTAACAACTGAAGAGGTATTAAAAAATCAAGTAATGTTGGTATGGTATTAA
- a CDS encoding penicillin-binding protein 2: MQIFDSAMYVEKVNNQTMTINKNSGNRGSIYDSNGKSLAFNKSIYDLIIDPSRIYEKPEILKAFEEIAKKSYIKINNKNF; the protein is encoded by the coding sequence GTGCAGATATTTGATAGTGCCATGTATGTAGAAAAAGTAAATAATCAGACTATGACCATAAATAAGAATTCAGGAAATAGAGGAAGCATTTATGACAGCAATGGAAAAAGTCTGGCTTTCAATAAAAGTATTTATGATTTGATAATAGACCCAAGCAGAATATATGAAAAGCCAGAGATATTGAAAGCATTTGAGGAAATAGCTAAAAAATCATATATAAAAATAAATAATAAAAACTTTTAA
- the immR_2 gene encoding HTH-type transcriptional regulator immR has protein sequence MKLFVKIQQLRKQNGMSQEKLAQLLGVSKQSVSKWESGQSLPEIDKIIQLSNIFEVTTDYLLKDVSEEKCIDILRKEKEKEVLSHHTSLMFKVGFTMFSVGVVAIAVFWILSIVYPTYRVTWEGTLLTGFSGFLVVHEVTPVFVFFCIVGTIGLGTIIFEKKKEKVKV, from the coding sequence ATGAAACTGTTTGTAAAAATACAACAATTGAGGAAACAGAATGGAATGTCACAGGAAAAATTAGCTCAGTTACTGGGAGTTTCAAAGCAGTCAGTTTCTAAATGGGAATCAGGGCAGTCACTTCCAGAGATAGATAAAATAATACAATTAAGTAATATTTTTGAAGTAACTACTGATTATTTATTAAAGGATGTATCTGAAGAAAAATGTATAGATATATTAAGGAAGGAAAAAGAGAAAGAGGTATTGTCTCATCATACTAGTTTAATGTTTAAAGTAGGATTTACAATGTTTTCAGTTGGGGTGGTAGCTATAGCAGTATTTTGGATACTGTCTATAGTCTATCCTACATATAGAGTGACATGGGAAGGAACATTACTGACTGGATTTTCTGGTTTTTTGGTAGTACATGAGGTGACTCCTGTTTTTGTATTTTTCTGCATAGTAGGAACAATTGGTCTGGGAACAATAATATTTGAGAAAAAGAAAGAAAAAGTTAAAGTATAA